One part of the Treponema peruense genome encodes these proteins:
- a CDS encoding PIN domain-containing protein encodes MDRVFIDTNILCYTVDAADITKQNFCAKILSKLSRSGTGRISTQSLQEFSNVVIKKLKFPPEVTVEFLSSLIKSFKIYNNKPKNVQEAVRICGRYQLSFWDSLIISAAKASRCKIVYSEDLTDGQIIDGVKIVNPFKLNDL; translated from the coding sequence GTGGATAGAGTTTTCATTGATACAAATATACTTTGCTACACAGTTGATGCAGCTGATATTACAAAACAGAACTTTTGTGCTAAAATTTTAAGCAAGTTAAGTCGCTCAGGAACTGGAAGAATTTCTACTCAATCTTTGCAGGAGTTCAGTAATGTGGTTATTAAAAAATTAAAATTTCCTCCAGAAGTAACAGTTGAATTTTTATCTTCATTGATTAAATCATTCAAAATTTATAACAATAAGCCCAAAAATGTTCAGGAAGCTGTTCGAATTTGTGGAAGGTATCAACTTTCTTTTTGGGATTCTTTGATTATTTCTGCTGCAAAGGCAAGCAGATGCAAGATTGTTTATTCAGAAGATTTGACTGACGGTCAGATTATAGACGGCGTAAAAATAGTAAATCCTTTTAAACTAAATGATTTATAA